GCCGCTCCTGACGCAGGGGCCCGTCCTGCATGTACCTTGTCAGATCGTCACCTGGCGGGACGACGCCGTCCTCCTCATCTGCAGCCGGGGTTACGCGCAGACTTTCGTCGAAGCACTCCTCGAATCAGGCCGCCACGCGGGTCTGCACCCGGCCGGTGAGCGGCTCTTTACCGACTGGGTGCACGCGCTGGGGAACTGAGGCGTTCCCGCGGGAACGCCTCCGGTGCGATCCGGGAGCTCAGGAGGTGGCGGCGAGGGCCCGGTCCAGGTCCTCTTTGAGGTCCTCGACGTGCTCGAGGCCGACGGACATCCGGAGCAGGTTCTCCGGCGCACGGGTCGCCGCCCCTTCGACGGACGCCCGGTGCTCGATGAGGGAGTGGGTCCCCCCGAGGCTCGTGGCCCGGGCAATCACCTTCACGTTGGCCGCGACCGCGAAGGCTTCCTCCCGCCCGCCCGCAACATCGAACGATAACATCCCCCCGAAGTCCGACATCTGACGCGCGGCGAGCGCATGCCCGGGGTTGTCCCGAAGACCCGGATAGTAGACGCGCGCGACGCGCGGATGAGCGTCGAGGAAGCGGGCAAGCTCCATGGCGTTGGAGCAGTGCATGGCCATGCGCGCGGCGAGGGATTCGAGTCCGCGTCGCGTGAGCCAGGCGTCGAAGGGCGAGGGCACGAGGCCACCGTCCTTCTGGATCTTCCGCAGCGCTTCAAGCGTCCCGCCCGACTCGCGCACGATCACCGCGCCCCCGGTCACGTCGCTGTGGCCGCCGAAGTACTTGGTCGTGGAGTGCATTACGAGATCCATGCCGAGATCGAGCGGCCGCTGCAGGAGCGGCGTCGCCCACGTGTTGTCGCAGCACGAGATCGCCCCGCCCTCCCGCGCGATTCCGGCGATCGCCTCGATGTCGGAGATGCGGATGAGCGGGTTCGACGGCGTCTCCATCCACACGAGACGGGTGTGCGGCCGCATGGCCGAGCGGACGGCATCGAGGTCGGTCATGTCGACGAAGCTCGCCTCGATTCCGCGCTCCGCGAACGAATCCCGGAGGAGAACGCCGGTCCCGTAGTACGCATCGTCCGCCGCGACGACGTGTTCCCCGGGCGAGAGCGAGAAGATGACGGCGAACGTCGCCGCCATCCCCGAGGGGAACGCGACGGCTTCCGGCCCGCCTTCCAGCGCGGCCAACGCCGCCTCCAGCAGGGCCCGGTTCGGATTCCCGCTGCGGGAGTAGTCGAACCCCCCGGGGTACGACCCGTCCTCCCCGCGCTCGAAGGTGGTCGAGAGCGTGATCGGGGGCGCGATCGCCCGGCTCGTCCCGTCCGGGTCCATGCCCGTCTTCACCGCCAGCGTTTCGATTCGCATTTCGACCTTTCCGGGGCTCTGGATCAGCGTCGTCGGGCTCGGAGGGACCCGCCGATGAGGACGCCGACGGGACCGATGACGAGCATCGCGATGGGATACCATGCGGGTCCGTACGGGTCGCCGGAGGCGGAGAGGCCGGCGAGCGAGGCGAGGCTGAAGAAGACGAGAATCGCCGCCAGGACGCCGGCGTGGAGCCGTGGCGCGCCCGGAGCCGCCAGCGCCGCGAGGAAGCCCGCCAGGATGGTAACGGCGAGTCGCACGCCCAGACTCGTGAAGATGAACGCGGCGCCCGGAGCCATCTCCGGTTCCACGCCGAAGAGCGACAGCATCAGCCGCCCGCTAAGGACCGACCCCAGCGTCAGCGCGACGAACCCCAGGATGACGGCCGCGACGCTGCGTAAAATCGAGGCGTCGTTCATGCGCGACCATGTCTCGACCGCCTCGTCGAGGTCGGGGCGGTAGCCCGGAGGCGGCGACTCGGACTGCGTCATCCGTCTCTCTCCATGACGGGCAGGGCGATATGCGATGCCTTCCATTTGTCCATCGGTTCCCCCTCCCCAAGATTCACGCGCGTCTTTATGGTTCTCGAAGATGATACGACTCCCGGCCACCGAGCGAGTGACGATGAATCCCGCCGCAACCGACACGCTGGACCTGCAGACCATCCCGGGCGTGGGGCCGAGCATCGCGCGCGACCTGACGGAACTGGGCATCGGCCGGGTGCGGGATCTCGAAGGACGCGACCCCAACGAACTCTATGACCGCCTCTCCGAGCAGCGCGGCGTGAGCATGGATCCATGCGTGCTGTACGTCTTCCGCTGCGCCGTCTACTTCGCGGAGACCCACGCCGGGGAGGCCGGAAGGCCCGACCGCGAACTGCCGAGCGCCGAGCGCGAACTGCTCAAGTGGTGGAACTGGAAGGGCCGCGTCCACGCCAACGAGCGCCCCGGCGCGCCCGCCTGACGGACGATCGGTAACCATGGCTTCGGATCTCCACGAGCGCATCTGCGACGTCGTTGCCCGGATTCCCGCCGGTCGCGTCGCCACCTACGGGCAGGTCGCCCAACTCGCCGGACTCGGCGGACAGGCCCGTCTCGTGGGCTACGCGCTCTATGCCTCCGACCGGCCGCTCCCCTGGCACCGCGTGATCAACG
The Candidatus Palauibacter polyketidifaciens genome window above contains:
- a CDS encoding PLP-dependent transferase; protein product: MRIETLAVKTGMDPDGTSRAIAPPITLSTTFERGEDGSYPGGFDYSRSGNPNRALLEAALAALEGGPEAVAFPSGMAATFAVIFSLSPGEHVVAADDAYYGTGVLLRDSFAERGIEASFVDMTDLDAVRSAMRPHTRLVWMETPSNPLIRISDIEAIAGIAREGGAISCCDNTWATPLLQRPLDLGMDLVMHSTTKYFGGHSDVTGGAVIVRESGGTLEALRKIQKDGGLVPSPFDAWLTRRGLESLAARMAMHCSNAMELARFLDAHPRVARVYYPGLRDNPGHALAARQMSDFGGMLSFDVAGGREEAFAVAANVKVIARATSLGGTHSLIEHRASVEGAATRAPENLLRMSVGLEHVEDLKEDLDRALAATS
- a CDS encoding helix-hairpin-helix domain-containing protein, whose product is MNPAATDTLDLQTIPGVGPSIARDLTELGIGRVRDLEGRDPNELYDRLSEQRGVSMDPCVLYVFRCAVYFAETHAGEAGRPDRELPSAERELLKWWNWKGRVHANERPGAPA
- a CDS encoding MGMT family protein — protein: MASDLHERICDVVARIPAGRVATYGQVAQLAGLGGQARLVGYALYASDRPLPWHRVINARGEISPRGDSYSEMIQYQLLANEGVEFDKWGRISLKRFRWNGEMPPPTGSSPPS